ATTCATAAGATAAAAATGCAGGAATCATAAAAAGATAACAGAATGGAAATTTGTAGAGTTGAAACTTCTTAATCCTGCATGAATTGTGTCTGTAGGAGCCACAAAAAGATAACTTTCATTCAAGACAAAGAATAACCTGATTTAAAATAAAAGAACTCTAATCTAATATTTATAAGAAGGCACCTCCAAACTGTTGATCTGAACTGCATTGTGAAGAAACTACTGAATATGCACTTTGGAGAAGCATCCAACTCTATCTATTTTTTATAAAAACCAATTTCCCAATATCATTTTTTTGCAAATATAATAATCTCTTAGCAGGAGAGAGCGAGCTGGTAGAAGTCCCACCGCTAGGAGGAATCCCACGTGAAGAGCTCAGCGAGCAGGACTCTTACCGAAGCAGCTGAGGCGCACATACGCCAGGAGGGATGGCTCGTTGGAACTAAGCATGAGCTGCGCCGAGATGGATCCAGCTGCACGTAAGGATGAGATGAACACAATGCAAGGATCATGCAACTGCAGATAGATCGGAAAGAGTAAAAGTTTCATTTATCGCTAAATGACATTGCATACAAACCTGCCCAGTCTCTTATGCAAGTGTGTCCACGAGTACTCACCACATGCCATCACATGCTCCTTCCTCATTGAGAAACTCCAACTGTGAGATGGCCAATTCTGCCTACAAATATGCTAGCTAAATTATCAAACAAAAATATGcgataagagatgataaatttcaAGCATATAATCATAGCATCATGGGTGGAACTCAAAAAGCGACAGAATTCCATGGTATATATATTTGGAAAGAAAATATACAAATTGCATAGCAGTGTGACTGAATCAAACTATCAGGACAATGTGTATAAACAGTTGGAAACATACGATGTCTGTTATGCTATGCTGTCCAAGTTGACGAAATTGGCGTTGGCCTTCGACTGGCATATCATGCCCTCCAAATCCAATTGCGGACAGTCTACAGCAAGGGTATCGTGGTCAAGCCTAAGGCGGTGAACTATTAGATTTTATCTGCACATGATACAGCGTGTGTCGACTGAATTGAAAAAATTAAATAGGAGATGGGAGAGATGAGGGAGTCAGGGAGGGGAGGGAAAGGATGAGTTACCTGGCCGTGTCCGTAGTAGCCGGAATATCGACCATGCTCGTGCTCAGCAAGCTCGTCGTTGCTGAGTCGCCAGAAAGCTCTTGTGTGTCGCCCCCGCCGTGTTAGAGCACACCATCGCTCTCGAGGCCGCCCGTGGAAGGGAAAGAAAGAACCGCCATCGCTTCTACCTGCTCGCCGTCCTGTCTCGATGTGACGATGTCAACAGCGTCGGTGCTACCCGACTCCCTCCCGAGGTCACGCGGCGGCCAGATCCGCGCGCGCCGCCACCATGACATGGCCGGCTCCGGGATCTCGGCGCGATACCTCTCCTCCCGGCGTGCTGCTCCTGCCGCTCGCCGACATGGCAAaccggcgtcctcctcctccgagtATCCACCGATACGGCCGCCAGCGCCACTATCCCGTCCAGCCCTGAATTTCTCGCAGGCTGCTGCTCGCCTCGGAGAGAGGACCGAGCTCACCTCGGAGAGCCCGCAAGAACGCCATGGAGAAGCCCACGCGGAGTGGGAAGAGAAGGGAGAGAGAGGACACGTCAATGGGGATCTGATTTGTCGGTTCATGTCAACTCCCCTTTTGGCTTCGTTGCTGTAAGTTGTAACCGACGCAGCCTTAAGCGGTGTGGGTTGTTTATGAAGACACGTAGAATAGAAATAACTATGCCACGTAAGTAAAATGAAGCCACGCGGTGAAAATCTAACAAACAAAAATCTGTAACTGGCTAAAACTGGAGAGAAACCGGGAAGATTGCATGAGGCAACCGGTAACCCAAACAGCGAATGTGAAAGATAatgcaaacaaaaaaaaagataACCTAAAACAAAAGGTAAGGACCCACAAAACAAGAGACTCAAAAATTACTGATCTACAGTACCAGAATCAAGCATATGGCGTGAATTTGTCTAACTTTTATATAGTGTATAATATGCAAGTTACCATTATTGTTCTGTAGAGGCAAACTGCAACGTGGTGGTCAGAAGAGAGTATTGTCCATGACCTTAGCACCAAGTTACAACACCATGGTTTCTAAAGAAAACATACTTTACATGATAACATCATAAATCTGCATATCATTGCATTGTTAAATGATGAGTTTGCCACCGGCTTTAACCAAAGGCTCCTTATTGATTTGAGGGCACCTCGTACTTTATTCTCTCTTCAGAAAAGCCGGTTCCAAGAAAATAAGCCAGTGAATCCTTACTAATACAAAATAAATTTCTAATATGAGTCGAACATATATCAACTTGAAGTTAAGGATTTAAGTCAGCTGAAAGGTCGAACACTTTTTCTCAGTAGATGGCGGAGATCATTCCAGTGTACAAGAATACTAAAAGTAGATATATAGAGAAAGGGAAGCAGAACTGATTGGTTTACGGATTCTCGAGGTACTAAAACTACGATGCTCCCAAAAATCCAAAATATAGAAATGCAGATTTTTAATTTTAGTATCCGCAAAAATATAGATTTTCAATTTTAGTACCAGACATACAAATGCAGATTCTCAATTTAGCTGTGGACTGAGTTCATAAGTGGTGCAGCCAAAGGAGCATACATCTTAACAAAGTAAGTACAGAATCTATATTTTCATAGGCATCGCACATTATTATATTTCTCATCAATCGCTTCACAACACCTTGCAAAAATTATTGCAAGTTATTCCCTGCAAGAAAAGGCAACGTCAGGGTGCCAATAAGACATTTGGTTCCTATAAATTTGGagcttatttttctcatatgcagGCTTTGTTATTGCATTTAATAAACAATACAGAAGAGATATGGATCAACATTTATATACTTTGTTTTGGAAAAAAGATGTTATGTGATGCATATGCTTGTTTCTCACCATGCTCAATAACTTGCCTATTGCAATAGTTTACAATGTCTATGATTCTCTATAACACTTTCTATGCAAAATACTAAGAAGATCAGGATATGTAGTTCAGAAAGACTGTGTATCACCCTGTAAAGAAAGAATACTTACAAGATCAGTAGATCTAGTTGATAAAGAATATATATCAACCTATAAGGCAAACATAGTTGATGCTAAATAATCATTTCATTAATTTTCTTTTAAACATACATCATCCAACAGAAACTTCGTATGTTGGTTTATTGCATCAAGTTCTGTTTGACAACTTAGTAACCACTTTACCAGAATAACAGTTACTGTTGACTGTACAAATTAATAAGTAAAGCAAGTTGTTGTCGACAGTTGACACAAAACGATCGAGTAGTAGTGACTTGTAAAAAAAAGAAGTAGTGATTTTTGTTTCCTAGTTTCTACAAGGACAAAGACAACCTTCCGAGTATCCATGGAGAAGTGGCTGATCTGATCCGCACTTGAACTGTGGAACATAACCCCAAAACCTGAAACTGACAGTGACATGTGTGATGCATAATTCAGCAAGGAAACTGGAGTGGCGAATCTAAATAGCTGGGAAGATGGGTAGCACGTGTTCATGGTGTCGGCGACGCAGCTAGGGTATGGCCACGCCGCCGGAAAGGATAAATGGGGGGAATCAGACAGATCGGAAAACGTTATCAAGGAGGTACTTCCTGGCAAACCCTTGAAGCTGACGACTTAGTAACATCCTCGGCCTGGCGGCGAAGTTAGGCACTCCAAAACAGCACCTGGAACCCTTGGCGCATCTTGGTGACCACCGTGCAGGTACCATCGTGGCGGCGCGCAAGGTCAGTGCTCGAAGGGGTGATGGTCGAGCTTTTGAGACAATGGAAAGGGAGGGGCCGTCCCGGAGCACACCCACGTCAAAGGATAGGTGCGAAATAAAGCCGAAATATATAGAGGCAGACATATTGTAACGTAGCAGCAGTTACGGGAGGAAGAAAGCCAAGCTCCGTGGCCATTATTTCGCTGCCGCCAGCTTGATGGAGCACCGAAGAGGAAACGCCGCAGCCGCAGGGCAGCCGAGCGACGCCGGCGGAAGGCCCGCTAAACAAGAGCCGTCCCTTGTGGCCTCACAACCCACTCCGTTTCGGCCGGTTAACCACAATATGGCGAGGACGTTTTCCAGAGTAGTTGCCCTGCAAATTGGGCCTATCGGGACGAGATGGAATAGCATGGTAAAATGACCCAGCTCGTGTACTGGGCGACGGGAAGATCTTGTGCATTAAACGGGTTGATTGATGGTGCAGGATGCCTAATCACTGTAGAGGCTCCTAGGTGGTTCCATTATAATATTAACTAATGGTCACAAATACGAGTATTTCCCCAACGAAAGCATATAAGACGTAGATCCCCAAAGTAGAGACGCGATTCCACTCAAAAACCACCACAGATCCTACCTAAACAACCCATACAAACACCTACAAACCTAGATCCTCGCATCCATATCAAACGCGCAGGAAGAAGATGGGCGGGAGGAGGAAAAATGGGGCGCGTACGGTGAGGTAGATGCCGGGTTGGTCGGAGCTCAAAGAGGGCACCCTCCTAGGTAACGAACTCGTGGATGCACTCGGTTTCGGTAACCGTCACCGATAGAGCATCCGCCCGCCACCCCGCGGCTGCCTGTAATCGTAACTAGGGAAAGAGAGATTGCGCTGTCCAGACGTGCCTCATCGGGTAGGGATCGCTTCATTATATATGAGGTACAAGTACAAAGTTATATACTTATACGTATACAAGTCATACGTATATTCTAACACCCTCCATCAATCTCAACTAGTGAAAGATTAAGATTGCGTTTACAATGCTCAAATAATGGTAACGGGAGAGGTTTAGTAAAAATGTCAGCAACTTGATCCTTTGAAGAGATGAACCGAATCTGAGGTTGCTTCCGAGAAACACGCTCACGGACAAAGTGAAAGTCCACTTCAATATGCTTCGTCCGAGCATGGAAGACTGGATTGGATGACAAATATGTAGCACCAATGTTGTCACACCATAAAACTGGAGGTCGATCTTGAGCAACACCAAGTTCACGAAGCAATGACTGTACCCAAACGAGCTCAGCAGAAGCATTAGCAAGGGCCTTGTACTCGGACTCAGTGTTTGACCTGGAAACTGTAGACTGCTTACGAGCACTCCAGGCAATTATATTTCCTCCATAAAAGATAGCATGTCCCCTGGTGGATCGACGATCATCGATACTGCCAGCCCAGTCAGCATCAGAAAAGGCTGAAAGTAGAGTAGAGGAGGAGGATCGGAGATGCAAACCAGTAACCACAGTATACCACACATAGCGCAGGACACACGCTTGACTGTAGACCAATAAGGTGTACGAGGCTCATGAAGATACTGACACACCTTGTTCACCACAAACGACAGATCAGGATGTGTGACTGTAAGATACTGTAGTCCTCCAATAATGCTACGGTACTTAGTAGCCTCCTCAGAAGAGAGTGGATCACGATCGGTGCTGCATAGACGCTCAGAGGACGCCATAGGAGTAGTCACAGGTGTAAACTTCAACATACCAGCATGTGCAAGAAGATCAGGAGCATACTTGCGCTGTCGAAGAACCAGACTACCAGAAGTAGGCGAAGAtacctcaatcccaagaaaataaTACAGAACACCAAGATCCTTAACGGAGAACTCAGACCAAAGTTGACTGATCAGGCGGGAAATAGCAGCCGATATAGAGCTGAGAACAATAATGTCGTCAACATAGACCAAGAGATAGACAATAACATCCTTGCGGCACAGAACAAACAAAGATGTATCAGCCACTGAAGAAGAGAATCCCAGGGAGCCCAACACAGAACTGAGACGAGCATGCCAAGCACGAGGAGCCTGCTTCAGTCCATATAAAGATTTAACAAGCTTGCAGTAATGACCAGGCTTATCAGAATCAACAAAACCAGGAGGTTGTCTCATGTATACCTCCCCATCCAAGAAGCCATTCAGAAAGGCATTCTGGATATCAAGCTGACGAATGTGCCAACGCCGAGAAAGAGCCATAGAGAGCAATAAGCGAATAGTAGCAGGCTTGACCATAGGACTAAAAGTCTCATCACAATCCAGACCATAACGTTGTTTAAAGCCTTTAGTAACTAGTCGTGCCTTGTATCTCTCAACAGAACCATCCGCATGAAGTTTCACCTTGAACACCCACCGTGAATCAATCAAGTTAACACCAGCAATAGGAGGTACAAGATTCCATGAACCATTAGCTTGTAATGCAGAAAACTCAACTTTCATAGCTTCACACCAATGAGGAGTACGCAGAGCTTCCTTGTAGTCACGAGGTTCATGCGTGTGCTTAAGAGCAGCATGAGCAGCGAACACACAAGACCAGGCCACTGTACCATCAGTACGCTGTTTAGGTTGCGAAATACCACGACGCAGATGAGTGACATGACCAATTGGAGGAGCCGGTGGAGGTGGCGGAGGTGCTGATGTTGGTGAAGACGGACCAGATACTGATGGTGTTGGAGAAGGCAAAGCCAGCGGTGAGGCAGTCGGAGCAGGGGACGCAGGCCTGCTCCCGGTCGGAGCAGCAGGGGACAGCAGCACCAACGCGCTGACTGTTGGAGCAGCAGCGGCAGGGGACATCAGCGGTCCCGCGCTGCATGCAGGTGCAGCGGGAGCAGCGTCCGCCACGAGCGAGCGAGGCGAGGTCGGCGTGGCGTCCAAGCCGGGGCCAAAGCCCGAGGTGGAGCCAGCTGGTGGCTCGCTGAGCGGCTCGAGCCGCACAGAGCCCGAGGCAGGAGAAGCAGGAGCCCGCCAGAATGGCTCGCTGCATGGCTACTCGCAGCCCGAGGCGGAGCCATGCACAGCCGCCGCCGGATCGACGTAAACCTCTAGATGACTTCCACATCCGATACCTGCACCATGGTTAGCAAGCAAATGCGAGAAATTTGCAACATCTATAAATTGGTCTGCTAGAAGTAAGGATGACTTCGAAACAGATGGTAGATTATGAGAGTTTGGCATATTAACAAAGGGAAACACATGTTCATCAAAGACGACATCCCTAGAGATATAAACTCGATTAGACGGAACATGTAGACATTTGTATCCCTTGTGAAGAGAGCTATAGCCCAGAaacacacacttcttcgagcgGAAATCAAGTTTATGATTGTTATAGGGTCGAAGGTGTGGCCAGCAAGCGCACCCAAAAACCTTAAAAAAAGGTATAATCAGGTGTTTCATTAAGAAGCCGCTGAAGAGGAGTCTTCATATTAATGGTGCGACTAGGAAGCCTGTTAATGAGAAAACAAGCCGTAGCAAAGGCATCATTCCAATAGCATAGAGGAACAGATGCATGATCAAGCATAGTGAGACCAGTTTCAACAATGTATCGGTGCTTACGTTCGACAGTGCCATTCTCTTGATGTGTGTGAGGACAGGACACACGATGTAAGACTCCCAAATTGTGAAAGAAGGGATGGAGTTTTTCATATTCTCCACCCAAATCAGTTTGGACATGAATAATCTTATGATTTAAGAGGCGTTCAACATGTTTCTGAAACTGAATAAACACATCAtagacatcagatttatgtttgagCAAGTAGAGCCAAGTAAAATGACAATAAGCATCAACAAAACTGACATAAAAACGATGTCTACTAACAGACATTTGGGAAGGACCCCACACATCAGAATAAATGATCTCTAATGGGAATTTTGTTACACGAGTAGACATGGAAAATGGTAACTGATGGCTCTTTCCCTGTTGACAAGTATCACAAACTGACTCAATTTTATTGAACTCGTGTGTAGATGGTAACTCATGACTACGAAGAACATGTTGAACGACTTGTAATGCTGGATGTCCTAGACGACGATGCCACATATCACGAGACACCTTGACACTCGAAAGGGCTTGCTTGATGGCAGGTGCTTTAATCTCATGGAGACCTCCGCTGCAACGTCCTCTAAGGATGGGTGCTCTCGTGTCCAGGTCCTTAACGAAAAGATCATGAGGATGGAGTTCAATAAAGACATTATTGTCATGTGAAATTTTACTCATAGACAACAAATTACGAGTGGCTTTAGGAACATGAAGGAATTTTTAAGAGCTAGAGACCTAGAAGACGGAGTAGCAAGATTAGCTTGACCAATATTATGAATGTGCATACCTGAACCATTAGCTATGTGAACCTGATCGGTGCCGTGATAGGGCTCACGTGTAGTGAGCTTGTCAAGCTCATGGGTGATGTGATGCGTAGCGCCAGAGTCCGCATACCAAGCTGGATCAACAGTAGTCGAGGTGGTGCCTTGAGGACCATGAGAAGCGgtcattgttggagatatgcccaagaggcaataataaagtggttattataatatctttgtgtttatgataaatgtttacatgccatgctataattgtattaaccgaaacattgatacatgtgtgttatgtaaacaacaaggagtccctagtaagcctcttgtataactagcttgttgattaatggatgatcatggtttcgtgatcatgaacattggatgttattaataacaaggttatgtcattggttgaatgatataatggacacacacccaaatgagcttagcataagatcaagtcattaagttcaatttgctataagctttcgatacatagttgccttagtccttcgaccatgagatcatgtaaatcacttacaccggaagggtactttgattacatcaaacgccattgcgtaaatgggtggttataaagatgggattaagtattcggaaagtgtgagttgaggcatatggatcaatagtgggatttgtccatcctgatgacggatagatatactctgggccctctcggtggaatgtcgtctgattagcttgcaagcatatgattggatcataagagatgacataccgcggtacgagtaaagagtacttgtcggtaacgaggctgaacaaggtatggagataccgatgatcaaacctcggacaagtagaatatcgtgtgacaaagggaatcagcatcgtatgtaaatggttcaatcgatcactaaagtcatcgttgaatatgtgggagccattatggatctccagatcccgctattggttattgctcggagaggagtctcgaccatgtctgcatagttcgcgaaccgtagggtggcgcgcttaaggttcgatgtcgcataagtagattcggaatatgagatggagtccgaagtttttgttcggagtctcagataggatccaggacatcacgaggaggtccggaatggtccagagaataagattcatataagggaagtcattttccggggttctggaaaaagtccggtgttttgaccggagcttctagaaggttctagagggtcaCCAGTGGGCGCACCACCCCGGGAtaggccacataggcgccacatggcatggtgggtcatgcgcactatgacatgtgggcccaggccggcccccctttagagataagatctatctctagtttaaatggtttaaatctagAGATAGAATCTATCTCTAAAATTAAAGTGTTTAAAATTAGAGATAAAGGGGAACACTTGGGGGAGGGGTTTGCCCCCTTGCGCCGGCCAAGGGGATGGGtgggtgatgtctacgtgtgcttctattcttgtagacagtattgggcctccaagagcagaggtttgtagaacagcagcaagtttcccttaagtgaatcacccaaggtttatcgaactcagggaggtagaggtcagagatatccctctcaagcaaccctacaattaagatacaagaagtctcttgtgtccccaacacacctaatacacttgtcagatgtataggtgcactagttcggcgaagagatagtaaaacacaggtggtatagatggtggtaatattgcaggaagtaaagatgcagtaaaacagtaaacaagcgatgtttgcagtatttggaaacaaggcctagggatcatactttcactagtggacactctcaacattgatcacataactgaataaataaatgctacactctcttgttggataacaaacaccattcattgtgtagggctacaaaagcacacctcaagccggagttaacaagctccacaacttcataaaggaaacacacacgatgcgcacactgtcaccgtcacaccatggagagtgaatccggagttcatattaaagtaacctctagagtgtatAATAGTGCTACTCTGGATAACTCTCCTAATGGAATCACTAATCgtgtagtggctacaaaagctccgctcagagttcatcaagtacttgacaaacaccactcatagggatatccacgtcaaatcataaatccaagataatatatttatcatagtgatagttaacttcataatctacaagagatcacaatcataacctacgccaagtactacatgatgcacacactgtccacattacatcatgaaggaggaatagactactttaataacatcactagagtagcacatagatgatattcaactagatcacaaagctcatgatcacataaagatcacatgggagagagagatgaaccacatagctaccggtacaacccttagcctcgagggagaactactccctcctcatcatgggagacagcaacggcgatcaagatggcggtggtgtcgatggagatgccttccgggggcaattccccgtcccggcggcgtgccggaacagagacttctgtccccgaaCTTGACTTCGCAATGGCGgcagctgcgtaacttttctcgtcccgtggcttatctttttagggttttcgaggcggagagaatatataggcggaagggcagcctcggaggagccaggggtggccccacataggctggcgcgcccccccttggccgcgccgccatgtggggtggggcccccagggctcccctctggtccctctctggctctctggaagcttccgtgaaatataagatcgtgggcgttgatttcgtccaattccgagaatatttcctttgtaggatttctgaaaccaaaaacagcagaaaacaggaactggcacttcggcatcttgttaataggttagttccggaaaatgcatcaaaacgatataaagtatgaataaaacatgtaggtattgtcataaaactagcatggaacataagaaattatagatacgttggagacgtatcagtgggccctatgggaaaccctaggccgaccccccacctatataaagaggggagggggtggccggccaaggcaCCCCtcatccaaccctagccgccccctctcttcctcctccatacgctgtgcaggcttaggcgaagccctgcagcaattcttctccaccaccaccaccacgccgtcgtgctgctgggattccgtggagatctaccacacctccgctgcccgctggaacggggagaggaaggggcttcatcgacaccgtacgcgtgaccgagttagtctcatctccatctcgttgttcagatctcatagattagatcttggcttttccatagattatatcttggatttattcgtctttgcggtaggaatatttttgttttctatgcaacgaaccccatcagtggtatcagagccatgtctatgcatagatctgttgcacgagtagaacacaatggttttgtgggcggtgatgcttttgttgctttagtttgtgtactttgcatcttgcgggatggtgggatgaagcggcccgggctaactttacattaccgcgtctcatgagacttgctccacgcttgacatgcaacttgtattacataagtggctttgcgggtgtctgtctctcccaccatagtgaagattacaatttgcatttctattgtcagcactagtatcaccgttgtggttcatgttcgtaggtagattggatcttactcgaaaaccctaaaccacgtaaaatatgcaaaccaaattagaggcgtctaacttgtttttgcagggtttggtgatgtgatatggccataatgtgatgatgattatatttgatgtatgagatgttcattgttgtattatggcaaccggcaggagcctaatggttgtctttaatttttgttaaagacatgcgtgtctattcatcatgtaatagctttatttcaagtagttgttatagtagctataagtgatggactaccatgaagcggcgccactgaccttgacgccatgctggtgatgatggagatcatgtccgtgctttgaagatggagatcaaaagcacaagaagaaaggccatatcatatcacacattatgaattgcatgtgatgttaatccttttatgcatcttattttgcttagatcacgacggtagcattataagatgatccctctcactaaatatcaagataataaagtgttcatccttagtatgcacggttgctaagacttgtcatttcgaagcatctcgtgatgatcgggtgtgatagactctacatgtgcatacaacgggtgcaagccagatttgcacacgcagatactaaggttgccttgacgagcctagcatgtacagacatggtctcggaacacgggataccgaaaggtagagcatgagtcttatgaagatatgatgaacactttttagagttcgcctttgaagctacatcttttctcgtgaagatcggacttggtgtagtggatttggttcgtgtaatcactaagacaatgcgagggatgatgttttgagtgggagttcacctagttaatttaagaattaaaattgaactcattttatcataaacttagtctaaactctttgcaaatatgttgtagatcatggcgccccctccatcaattttaaccagttcctagagaaagaaaaacttaagggcaatggtagcaacttcactgactggttccatcatgtgaggattttcctcactggtggaagcctgcaatatgtgctcgatgcaccgctaggtcccccaccacctcctgcagtatccaaggacataaagaatgtttatgagactcgggcaactcggtactccgaagttcagtgtgccatcttgtgcagcctagaggcagagctccaaaagcgttttgagcaccactacccgtgtgagatgatgcgtgagctcaagcttatctttgaaactcaagcggccgtggagagctatgaggcctcgaaacagttctttagttgtatgatggaagagggcagctccattagtgagcacatgttcaccatgtccggacatgcgaagaagctcagtgacatggggatgatgatccctaaccagctgggtattcatcgtgtccttcaatcactgccaccaagttacaagaacttcgtgatgaactacaacatgcagaacatgaataaagatttacctgaactcttttccatgctgaaatctgctgaagtagagataAAGAAGGAgaatcaagtgttgatggtcaccaagaccaccagtttcaaaaagcagggcaagcctaacaagggtaacttcaagaagggcggcaagaaagttgcagcgcatcctgagaagcctaaggctggtcctaaacctgagactgtgtgctattactgccaggggaaggggcactggaagcgca
This region of Lolium perenne isolate Kyuss_39 chromosome 2, Kyuss_2.0, whole genome shotgun sequence genomic DNA includes:
- the LOC127334301 gene encoding uncharacterized protein isoform X1, whose translation is MVDIPATTDTARLSAIGFGGHDMPVEGQRQFRQLGQHSITDINWPSHSWSFSMRKEHVMACAGSISAQLMLSSNEPSLLAYVRLSCFGHKWQCRQLWSKMSGGEAINVRPLRVSWASRKKKIQKSI
- the LOC127334301 gene encoding uncharacterized protein isoform X2; translated protein: MVDIPATTDTARQNWPSHSWSFSMRKEHVMACAGSISAQLMLSSNEPSLLAYVRLSCFGHKWQCRQLWSKMSGGEAINVRPLRVSWASRKKKIQKSI